In a genomic window of uncultured Flavobacterium sp.:
- a CDS encoding winged helix-turn-helix domain-containing protein, which yields MTKEQQNRFLILFALEKLNYSSTKNEVLNYLLENDIIQLNESDFEILATRNEEKWRNELAFVRSHLVKDGYLSNLSRNKWEITPQGIENFTILSKLLNEERNPSRINKNEIENYNSGNRNLVNEEREVYKINSLSLSQTEKENIILSRIGQGIFRNDLIKLYGKCCLTEYNTTNILIASHIKPWKFSNDKERIDKFNGLLLLPTFDKLFDLGYITFKNNGKITISEELTNPEILSLKQEMKITVYEESKKYLEYHRKNVFIK from the coding sequence ATGACCAAAGAACAACAAAATAGATTTCTTATACTTTTCGCTCTTGAAAAATTAAATTATAGTTCAACAAAAAATGAAGTATTAAACTATCTTCTTGAAAATGATATCATTCAACTTAACGAAAGTGATTTTGAAATTTTAGCTACAAGAAATGAAGAAAAATGGAGAAACGAATTAGCGTTTGTGAGAAGTCATTTGGTAAAAGATGGATATCTGTCTAATTTAAGTAGAAATAAATGGGAAATTACCCCCCAAGGAATTGAGAATTTCACTATTCTTTCAAAATTATTAAATGAAGAAAGGAATCCTTCAAGAATAAATAAAAACGAAATTGAAAATTACAATTCGGGAAATAGAAATTTAGTAAATGAAGAGAGGGAAGTATATAAAATAAATTCATTATCACTAAGTCAAACGGAAAAAGAGAATATAATTCTTAGTAGAATTGGTCAAGGAATTTTCAGAAATGATTTAATAAAGTTATATGGTAAATGTTGCTTAACAGAATATAACACTACAAACATATTGATAGCATCTCATATTAAACCTTGGAAATTTTCGAATGATAAAGAACGTATTGATAAGTTCAATGGTCTATTGTTGCTTCCAACCTTTGATAAATTATTTGATTTGGGATATATAACTTTCAAAAATAATGGAAAAATTACAATATCTGAAGAACTAACAAATCCTGAAATTTTAAGTTTAAAACAAGAAATGAAAATTACTGTATATGAAGAATCAAAAAAATATTTAGAATATCATCGAAAAAATGTATTCATCAAATAA
- a CDS encoding MBG domain-containing protein, which produces MNKYLLIVLAFLLFNIGYGQKTWTGATSTAWDTDSNWSPVGKPTSTENVLITNSANQPVISITGAACATLTLSNSAPGTTVVLTVKTSTTGTFSPTSIIMNSSGGSTSICSLNINTGRVVTGNVTMNPLQNNVTFSDDGTLFVGGTMTGGILNANDKGTVNYSGSGTRDVGTYSYNDLTISGSGTRTIASGVIVNGTFTMGGSAKASAAPTYGVNASLLYNSTSALTVGPEWVNPFIATGGIEISNPTLDPGASVVTINDGLAKMLGEGVPLVIDEEATLVTNGDVYLEGDLMNNRGALRTDGYVYLAGSRNQSIDSFTAAKGVVMNKTGGVAIFTEDITSKELIINGQGTLNLGVGRTHAFTNWTRTQGILDGGSSILKFSGNVIGTGGNFIAGTGTVDFNGGIQNLGTGSLTYNNLTLSGSGIKTFGAKTTINETISIALGVIADLTTNLVHSAKYIKLGGGDASSGSWGSSLSNAANKNNTYFVSTNNGIINVGPTIVISTNNLQGFTTTYGTPSASKSFDIAGIAMIGGILVTPTSEFEVSIDGTNFSNTVTLGTSGAIASKTVYIRLKATTAAGTYSSGNVTLSSNGTTTINVPIALSTVDKAELTIKADNKEKFYGSLNPALTVSYTGFVNGDTLDILTKLPTITTTAVEGSPVLGSPYPITASGAEALNYKFKYEPTNGSLVIKPVALTITTNDASKVYGSLNPDFTATYVGFVNGDNETKLTTKPTIATSADTKSPVGKYEITASGAVSPNYEISYGTPNGFLTVTTAKLTITTNDVNKVYGSLNPDFTATYVGFVNGDNETKLTTKPTIATVADTTSPVGKYEITASGAVSPNYEISYGKPNGFLTITPAKLTITTNDVSKVYGSLNPDFTVTYVGFVNGDNETKLTTKSIIATEADKTSSVGKYEITVSGAVSPNYEISYGKPNGFLTITPAKLIIKADDKKREHGIANPELTVAYTGFVNGDNVVSLSTPVTVETNAKKESPVGEYDIIVSGATSSNYTIAFEKGILTVTKSSNADLSDIVISNSSLDKPFDTDTKGYKVEVPNEINSYVINPTPVDSNATVEMKIDGKVIDPNAPFDLKVGDNEITIVVTAEDGVTQETYTVVVTREAAPLSNDSGLTDLAISKGTLSPAFAEGTMAYTDIVPNDVTGITVTPIVADPTATITVNGKPVPSGTASENLPLKVGENTITTVVTAQDGTITTYTVIVTREAAPLSNDSGLTDLAISKGTLSPAFAEGTTAYTDTVPNDVTGITVTPITADPTATITVNGKPVSSGTASENLPLKVGDNPITTVVTAQDGTITTYTVIVTREAAPLSNDSGLTDLVISKGTLSPAFTEGTTAYTATVPNDVAGITVTPITADPTATITINGKPVPNGTTSANLPLEVGENIITTVVTAQDGTITTYTVVVTREAAPAPDNAGLSDIVVSDGSLDKPFNTDTKGYEVDVPNETNSIVITPKTIDPDATVVMTVDGKVIDPTAPIDLKVGDNEVTIVVTAPDGTTDTYIVIVNRADAVLQPIVPTNIITPNGDGKNDNWIVPGLDQYPNNSVKVFDRAARLVYSKNNYNNEWDGTYKGSPLNEDTYYYLIDLGNGSPKIKGFITIIRDNN; this is translated from the coding sequence ATGAACAAATATTTACTTATTGTATTAGCCTTTCTTTTATTCAATATAGGATACGGGCAAAAAACCTGGACAGGGGCCACGAGTACTGCATGGGATACGGATTCAAATTGGAGCCCTGTTGGGAAGCCTACATCTACTGAGAATGTATTAATAACAAATTCAGCTAATCAGCCAGTTATATCTATTACAGGAGCTGCTTGTGCAACTCTAACATTGTCAAATTCTGCTCCGGGTACTACTGTTGTTCTTACGGTAAAAACTAGTACTACTGGAACTTTTTCTCCTACTTCAATAATTATGAATAGTAGCGGTGGAAGCACCAGTATTTGTAGTTTAAACATTAATACCGGTAGAGTCGTAACAGGAAATGTTACAATGAATCCTCTTCAAAATAATGTAACTTTTTCTGATGACGGAACCTTATTTGTTGGAGGAACAATGACTGGAGGGATATTAAATGCGAATGATAAAGGAACTGTAAACTATAGTGGTTCGGGCACACGCGATGTTGGTACGTATAGTTATAATGACCTGACAATTTCCGGTAGCGGAACCAGAACAATTGCTTCAGGAGTAATTGTAAATGGTACTTTTACTATGGGAGGTTCAGCAAAAGCTTCTGCCGCACCAACTTATGGTGTTAATGCTTCTTTGTTGTATAATAGCACATCTGCTTTGACAGTTGGTCCTGAATGGGTTAATCCTTTTATTGCAACAGGAGGAATTGAAATTTCAAATCCTACTCTTGATCCTGGAGCAAGTGTAGTTACTATAAATGATGGTTTAGCAAAGATGCTTGGTGAAGGTGTACCACTTGTAATAGATGAAGAAGCCACATTAGTTACTAATGGAGATGTTTATCTTGAAGGAGATCTTATGAATAACAGAGGGGCATTGAGAACTGATGGATATGTTTATTTAGCGGGAAGTAGAAATCAAAGTATAGATAGTTTTACTGCTGCAAAAGGTGTGGTTATGAATAAAACTGGCGGAGTGGCTATTTTTACAGAAGACATAACATCAAAAGAATTAATAATTAATGGTCAGGGAACACTTAATCTTGGAGTGGGTAGAACTCATGCTTTTACAAACTGGACAAGAACTCAGGGGATATTAGATGGAGGTTCAAGTATTTTGAAATTTTCTGGAAATGTAATTGGTACAGGAGGTAATTTTATCGCTGGAACAGGTACAGTAGATTTTAATGGAGGAATTCAAAATTTAGGAACAGGATCACTAACTTATAATAATCTTACATTATCAGGATCGGGAATAAAAACTTTTGGTGCAAAAACCACCATAAATGAAACTATTTCTATTGCATTAGGAGTAATTGCAGATCTTACGACAAATTTGGTACATAGTGCTAAATATATAAAATTAGGAGGCGGAGATGCATCCAGTGGATCATGGGGAAGTTCGCTTTCAAATGCTGCTAATAAAAATAATACATACTTTGTATCTACTAATAATGGTATCATCAATGTTGGACCAACAATAGTAATAAGTACAAATAACTTACAAGGATTTACTACTACTTATGGCACACCATCAGCATCAAAGAGCTTTGATATAGCTGGTATTGCAATGATTGGTGGAATTCTAGTTACACCTACTTCAGAATTTGAAGTAAGTATAGACGGAACTAATTTTAGTAATACAGTTACGCTTGGAACATCTGGTGCAATTGCATCTAAAACAGTTTATATTAGATTGAAAGCAACAACTGCAGCAGGAACTTATTCTTCTGGAAATGTAACTTTAAGTAGTAATGGTACAACAACTATAAATGTACCAATAGCATTAAGCACTGTTGATAAAGCAGAATTGACTATTAAAGCAGATAATAAGGAAAAATTTTATGGATCATTAAATCCAGCTTTAACAGTAAGTTATACTGGATTCGTAAATGGAGATACTTTAGATATTTTAACCAAATTACCTACGATTACAACTACAGCAGTTGAAGGAAGTCCAGTACTAGGAAGTCCTTATCCAATAACTGCTAGTGGAGCGGAAGCATTAAATTATAAGTTTAAATATGAGCCAACAAATGGATCATTAGTTATTAAACCAGTAGCCTTAACTATAACAACAAATGATGCTAGTAAAGTTTACGGATCATTAAATCCTGATTTTACAGCAACTTATGTTGGTTTTGTCAATGGAGATAATGAAACGAAATTAACTACAAAGCCTACAATTGCTACTTCAGCCGATACAAAAAGTCCAGTAGGAAAATACGAAATTACTGCTAGTGGTGCAGTTTCACCAAACTATGAAATTAGTTATGGTACGCCAAATGGATTCTTAACTGTTACTACTGCAAAATTAACTATTACAACAAATGATGTTAATAAAGTTTACGGATCGTTAAATCCTGATTTTACAGCAACATATGTTGGTTTTGTCAATGGAGATAATGAAACGAAATTAACTACAAAGCCTACAATTGCTACTGTAGCAGATACAACTAGTCCAGTAGGGAAATACGAAATCACTGCTAGTGGTGCAGTTTCGCCAAACTATGAGATTAGTTATGGTAAGCCAAATGGTTTCTTGACTATTACTCCTGCAAAATTAACTATCACAACAAATGATGTTAGCAAAGTTTACGGATCATTAAATCCTGATTTTACAGTAACTTATGTTGGTTTTGTTAATGGAGATAATGAAACAAAATTAACTACAAAATCTATAATTGCTACTGAAGCAGATAAAACAAGTTCTGTAGGGAAATATGAAATCACCGTTAGCGGTGCAGTTTCACCAAACTATGAAATTAGTTATGGTAAGCCAAATGGATTCTTAACTATTACTCCTGCAAAATTAATTATTAAAGCAGATGATAAGAAAAGAGAACATGGTATTGCGAATCCAGAATTAACAGTAGCATATACTGGGTTTGTTAATGGAGATAATGTGGTAAGTTTGAGTACACCAGTTACAGTTGAAACTAATGCAAAGAAAGAAAGTCCAGTAGGAGAATATGATATCATAGTAAGTGGTGCAACTTCTTCAAACTATACTATTGCTTTTGAAAAAGGAATTTTAACTGTGACAAAATCTAGCAATGCAGATTTATCTGATATTGTTATTAGTAATAGTTCTTTAGATAAGCCATTTGATACAGATACAAAAGGTTATAAAGTAGAGGTTCCAAATGAAATCAATTCATATGTAATCAATCCAACACCAGTTGATTCAAATGCAACGGTTGAGATGAAAATTGACGGAAAAGTTATTGATCCTAATGCTCCATTTGATTTAAAAGTTGGCGATAACGAAATAACAATAGTTGTTACAGCTGAAGATGGAGTCACACAAGAAACATATACAGTAGTTGTAACTAGAGAAGCAGCGCCGTTATCTAATGATTCAGGTTTAACAGATTTAGCGATTAGCAAAGGAACTTTAAGTCCAGCATTTGCAGAAGGAACTATGGCTTATACCGATATAGTACCAAATGATGTTACAGGAATAACTGTTACACCAATTGTAGCTGATCCTACAGCAACTATAACTGTAAACGGAAAACCAGTTCCAAGTGGAACAGCTTCAGAAAATCTTCCGTTAAAAGTTGGTGAGAATACAATTACAACAGTAGTTACAGCTCAGGACGGTACAATTACTACTTATACAGTAATAGTAACTAGAGAAGCAGCTCCATTATCTAATGATTCAGGTTTGACAGATTTAGCGATTAGCAAAGGAACTTTAAGTCCAGCTTTTGCAGAAGGAACTACAGCTTATACCGATACAGTACCAAATGATGTTACAGGAATAACTGTTACACCAATTACAGCTGATCCTACAGCAACTATAACTGTTAATGGAAAACCAGTTTCAAGTGGAACGGCTTCAGAAAATCTTCCATTAAAAGTTGGAGATAATCCAATCACGACAGTAGTTACAGCTCAGGACGGTACAATTACTACTTATACAGTAATTGTAACTAGAGAAGCAGCTCCGTTATCTAATGATTCAGGTTTAACAGATTTAGTAATTAGTAAAGGAACTTTAAGTCCAGCTTTTACAGAAGGAACTACAGCTTATACAGCTACAGTACCTAATGATGTTGCAGGAATAACTGTTACACCAATTACAGCAGATCCTACAGCAACAATAACTATAAATGGAAAACCAGTTCCTAATGGAACTACTTCAGCAAATCTTCCATTAGAAGTTGGAGAGAATATAATTACAACTGTAGTTACAGCTCAAGATGGTACAATTACTACTTACACAGTAGTTGTAACAAGAGAAGCAGCTCCAGCTCCTGATAATGCAGGTTTATCGGATATTGTTGTCAGTGATGGTTCTTTAGATAAACCTTTTAATACAGACACAAAAGGTTACGAAGTGGATGTGCCAAATGAAACGAATTCAATTGTAATTACTCCAAAAACGATTGATCCAGATGCAACGGTTGTAATGACAGTAGATGGAAAAGTTATTGATCCAACAGCTCCAATAGATTTAAAGGTTGGAGACAATGAAGTTACAATTGTTGTTACAGCTCCTGACGGAACTACAGATACATATATTGTAATTGTGAATAGAGCAGATGCAGTACTACAACCAATTGTACCTACAAATATTATTACTCCAAACGGAGATGGTAAAAATGATAATTGGATAGTTCCGGGTCTTGATCAATATCCAAACAACTCAGTTAAAGTTTTTGATAGAGCAGCAAGATTGGTTTATTCTAAAAATAATTACAACAATGAGTGGGATGGTACTTATAAAGGATCTCCGCTTAACGAGGATACTTATTACTATTTAATTGATCTAGGAAATGGATCACCAAAAATTAAAGGATTCATTACAATTATTAGAGACAATAATTAA
- a CDS encoding PorP/SprF family type IX secretion system membrane protein — protein sequence MKIKSMRAIYIQVIMFLIILGTNSAHAQLTEYESMYFQNQYINNPAMAGLEQGMKFNIGYQRQWDEVPGNPILMNATFEYNSGNRTGLGLNVNSDRAGLINRTRIMATYAYHLPIGVDQKIHFGLSAGAKFSSIDYSKVVGSMDDIALQNYNEGAIFDGDLGIAYTTRLLTVQASLPKLHNLFYENDNGIKNYADRSTFYSAVSYKFLLSNEDENLNIEPLVAYRGIKGHKDILDMGGRFNFPDYKMNLSAFYHTNKTVSTAFGISLDDLGVFLAYSKYFGSLGAYANNTFEIGLNYKL from the coding sequence ATGAAAATAAAATCAATGAGAGCAATCTATATACAGGTAATTATGTTCCTGATTATATTAGGAACAAACTCCGCACATGCGCAGTTAACAGAATACGAATCCATGTATTTTCAAAATCAATATATTAACAACCCTGCAATGGCAGGGTTAGAGCAAGGAATGAAATTCAATATTGGTTATCAAAGGCAATGGGATGAAGTTCCAGGGAATCCAATATTGATGAATGCGACATTCGAATACAATTCTGGAAACAGAACTGGATTAGGATTAAATGTTAATAGTGACAGAGCTGGTTTAATCAATAGAACGAGAATAATGGCAACCTATGCTTATCACCTACCAATAGGAGTTGATCAAAAAATACATTTTGGATTATCTGCAGGTGCAAAATTTTCTTCTATAGATTATAGCAAAGTAGTAGGAAGTATGGATGATATTGCATTACAGAATTATAACGAAGGTGCAATTTTTGACGGAGATCTGGGTATTGCTTATACTACCAGATTGCTAACAGTTCAAGCATCATTACCAAAACTTCATAATCTTTTTTATGAAAATGATAATGGCATTAAAAACTATGCAGACCGTTCTACCTTTTATTCGGCCGTGAGTTACAAGTTTTTATTGTCAAATGAGGATGAAAACTTAAACATTGAGCCATTGGTTGCTTATAGAGGTATTAAAGGACATAAAGATATTTTAGATATGGGTGGAAGATTTAATTTTCCAGATTATAAGATGAACTTATCAGCATTTTATCATACCAATAAAACAGTATCTACAGCATTCGGAATTTCGCTTGATGATTTAGGTGTTTTTCTGGCTTACTCTAAATACTTTGGTAGTTTAGGGGCTTATGCAAACAATACTTTTGAAATTGGGTTGAATTACAAATTGTAA
- a CDS encoding CPBP family intramembrane metalloprotease, giving the protein MILKIFLESAVPVLLLLPLIFIFAKDKNQIKTIVLFVLIFICYQIVLKIPLEYKAFQIINGKRNWTGKLFGISFGLLTYLILYEKLKPFNFLRFKQDKKALLKTILVSSILICTAFFSYFDTRTDFNIEILAFQLTMPGIDEEIMFRGILLALLLTCLQDKIRIKEKTFGNPSVLIIGILFGLVHGFSVADGLELRFEFYPFIWTSVSGYVLSWITVESKSILLPIVSHNMINFIQTLMKMIK; this is encoded by the coding sequence ATGATATTAAAGATATTTTTGGAGAGTGCTGTGCCTGTTTTACTTCTTTTACCTCTAATTTTTATTTTTGCAAAGGATAAAAATCAAATTAAAACCATTGTACTTTTTGTATTAATCTTTATTTGTTATCAGATAGTTTTAAAAATTCCATTAGAATATAAAGCATTTCAGATCATAAATGGAAAAAGAAACTGGACAGGAAAACTATTTGGAATTTCTTTTGGCTTATTGACCTATTTAATATTGTATGAAAAACTAAAGCCTTTTAATTTCCTACGTTTCAAACAAGATAAAAAGGCTTTGCTAAAAACAATTTTAGTCTCATCAATATTGATTTGTACTGCTTTTTTCTCTTACTTCGACACTCGTACAGATTTTAATATTGAGATTCTTGCTTTTCAACTGACAATGCCCGGGATTGATGAAGAAATTATGTTTAGAGGAATTCTTTTAGCACTTTTATTAACCTGTTTACAAGACAAAATTAGAATTAAAGAAAAGACTTTTGGCAATCCAAGCGTCTTAATCATAGGTATATTATTTGGTCTTGTACATGGATTTAGTGTAGCAGATGGCCTTGAATTGAGGTTTGAATTTTATCCATTTATATGGACGTCTGTCTCTGGTTATGTTTTGAGCTGGATAACTGTGGAGAGCAAAAGTATTTTACTTCCAATAGTGTCACACAACATGATTAATTTTATACAGACTTTAATGAAAATGATAAAATAA
- a CDS encoding alpha/beta hydrolase, giving the protein MNAQSINALNSKTEFADVSGRKIAYRSIGKGDPIVLVNRFRGTLDTWDPLFLDQLAEKYKVITFDYSGIGYSTGTLATDLKDVAKDVKDLADFLKIKKTIVIGWSYGGLVAQVATLQFSDLITQTVLLGTGPPGERVVPLEQAFLDAALKPINDFNDEIVLFFEPTSDESKKQAKASHDRIAQRLDVSKIPSTMDVFQLYFQGSAGLTEDKENFKGKLESTKTPILIISGDHDISFAVENWYPLTRKLSTAQLIVLPETGHAPQHQHVTLIVNYIDNFLQNK; this is encoded by the coding sequence ATGAATGCACAATCGATTAATGCCTTAAATTCGAAAACAGAATTTGCAGATGTTTCAGGGCGAAAAATTGCTTACCGTTCTATCGGTAAAGGAGATCCAATTGTTTTGGTAAACCGTTTTAGAGGAACTCTTGATACTTGGGATCCATTATTTTTAGATCAGCTTGCGGAAAAATACAAAGTGATTACTTTTGATTATTCTGGAATTGGTTATTCTACTGGAACTTTAGCAACAGATCTAAAAGATGTTGCCAAAGATGTTAAAGATCTAGCCGATTTTCTTAAAATAAAAAAAACAATCGTTATTGGTTGGTCTTACGGCGGATTAGTAGCACAAGTTGCTACTTTGCAATTTTCTGATCTAATTACTCAAACTGTGTTATTAGGAACCGGACCTCCGGGTGAAAGAGTTGTTCCGCTTGAGCAAGCTTTTCTGGATGCTGCATTAAAACCTATAAATGATTTTAATGATGAAATTGTACTTTTCTTTGAACCTACTTCTGACGAAAGTAAAAAACAGGCTAAAGCATCACATGACCGAATTGCGCAGCGATTAGATGTTTCTAAAATTCCTTCGACAATGGATGTTTTCCAACTTTATTTTCAAGGAAGTGCTGGTCTAACTGAAGATAAAGAGAACTTCAAAGGTAAACTAGAAAGTACCAAAACTCCAATTCTAATTATTTCCGGAGATCATGATATTAGTTTTGCAGTTGAAAATTGGTATCCATTGACCCGAAAACTCTCTACAGCACAACTTATCGTACTTCCTGAAACGGGTCATGCTCCACAACATCAACATGTAACTTTAATAGTAAATTATATTGATAATTTTCTTCAAAATAAATAA
- a CDS encoding metal-dependent hydrolase has product MKVTYYGHSCFSVFANGKHILFDPFITANELAKDVDVDAIKADYILVSHAHYDHILDVERIAKNTGAKVLGNFEIYNWLLKNGIENAHPINPGGKFDFDFGTVKCVIAQHPSSFMDGSYGGIACGFVLTTVDGNFYYSGDTALTLDMQLITKFTKLDFAVLPIGDGLTMGIEEAIEASKLVEVDKILGVHYDTFGFIVMDHEKALNAFTKENLKLFLPKIGETIEL; this is encoded by the coding sequence ATGAAAGTAACGTATTATGGGCATTCTTGTTTTTCTGTATTTGCCAATGGAAAACATATTCTTTTTGACCCTTTTATTACTGCAAACGAATTGGCAAAAGATGTTGATGTTGATGCTATAAAAGCTGATTATATTTTGGTTTCACATGCGCATTATGATCACATTTTAGATGTTGAAAGGATCGCAAAAAATACCGGAGCTAAAGTTCTCGGGAATTTTGAAATCTATAACTGGCTACTTAAAAACGGAATAGAAAACGCACATCCTATTAATCCCGGAGGTAAATTTGACTTTGATTTTGGAACTGTAAAATGTGTAATTGCCCAACATCCGAGTAGCTTTATGGATGGTTCTTATGGCGGAATTGCCTGCGGTTTTGTACTAACCACTGTCGATGGAAATTTTTATTATAGCGGAGATACTGCTTTGACGCTCGATATGCAGCTTATCACAAAATTCACTAAACTTGATTTTGCCGTTCTCCCAATTGGGGATGGATTAACTATGGGAATTGAGGAAGCTATTGAAGCTTCAAAACTTGTAGAAGTTGATAAAATCTTAGGTGTCCATTATGATACTTTTGGTTTTATTGTCATGGATCATGAAAAGGCTTTGAACGCTTTTACAAAAGAAAATTTAAAACTGTTTTTACCCAAAATTGGTGAAACAATCGAATTGTAA
- a CDS encoding SAM-dependent methyltransferase, with protein sequence MKAEKTSRTAQYMALFRALETKRDVNDRLFSDPYAIDFLDSKLRFATRLSKFGPVKNYIQNTIQKKIPGAFSSGIARTKYIDDLLQNAIQNGIKQVLILGAGFDTRPLRLDFLKSIPVIEIDHPNTSNFKTQIYKNSLGQLPENVQFLQIDFNQQNLDQLAVQNNINFSLPTAVIWEGVTNYLSADAVKSTFEFISKFAKNSIVIFTYIHKEILENPKSFLGGEKLLKDLNKLEEQWTFGFLPNELSDYLNQFDIKLIEDLGANEYRERFLPNRSEKGYEFYRTAFGIKQ encoded by the coding sequence ATGAAAGCAGAAAAAACAAGCAGAACAGCGCAATATATGGCTTTGTTTCGCGCCTTAGAAACAAAACGCGACGTAAATGATCGCTTATTTTCAGATCCTTACGCAATAGATTTTCTTGATTCTAAACTAAGATTTGCTACTCGCCTTTCTAAATTTGGTCCTGTAAAAAATTACATTCAAAATACGATTCAAAAAAAAATTCCCGGTGCTTTTTCTTCCGGAATTGCCAGAACTAAATATATTGATGATTTACTGCAAAATGCAATTCAAAACGGCATAAAACAAGTTCTGATTTTAGGTGCCGGATTTGATACCAGACCGCTTCGTCTTGATTTTCTAAAATCGATTCCTGTTATAGAAATTGATCATCCCAACACTTCAAATTTTAAAACACAAATATATAAAAACAGTCTTGGTCAGCTTCCAGAAAATGTTCAGTTTCTTCAAATCGATTTCAACCAACAAAATCTGGATCAACTGGCGGTTCAGAACAATATCAATTTCAGCCTTCCAACCGCAGTAATTTGGGAAGGCGTTACCAATTACTTATCTGCAGATGCTGTTAAAAGCACTTTTGAATTTATTTCAAAATTTGCCAAAAACTCTATTGTCATTTTTACTTACATACATAAAGAAATTCTCGAAAATCCGAAATCATTTTTAGGTGGCGAAAAATTATTAAAGGATCTTAATAAGCTGGAAGAACAATGGACATTTGGTTTCTTGCCTAATGAATTATCTGATTATTTAAATCAATTTGACATCAAACTAATAGAAGATTTAGGAGCTAATGAATATCGGGAAAGATTTCTTCCTAATCGATCTGAAAAAGGTTATGAATTTTACAGAACTGCTTTTGGAATAAAACAATAG
- a CDS encoding DUF962 domain-containing protein, with amino-acid sequence MRTLEQWFEEYAVSHQNPKNKAIHYVCVPAIFFSIVGLLMSIPSGFIANTLKLNAPIIENWAVVVLLFVLVFYIRLSVSMAIKIAIFSAICLVVNYYIGQVFPLWIFSIGVFVIAWIGQFYGHNIEGKKPSFLKDLQFLMIGPAWVVENLFSRK; translated from the coding sequence ATGAGAACATTAGAACAATGGTTTGAAGAATATGCAGTAAGTCATCAAAATCCAAAAAACAAGGCGATTCATTACGTTTGTGTACCTGCAATCTTTTTTTCGATAGTTGGTTTATTAATGAGTATTCCAAGTGGTTTTATTGCTAATACTTTAAAACTAAATGCTCCAATTATTGAAAACTGGGCTGTTGTTGTTCTTCTTTTTGTTCTTGTTTTTTATATTCGATTATCAGTTTCTATGGCTATTAAAATTGCCATTTTCTCTGCAATTTGTCTGGTTGTAAATTATTACATCGGACAGGTATTTCCGTTATGGATTTTTTCGATTGGAGTTTTTGTTATCGCCTGGATCGGACAATTCTACGGACATAACATTGAAGGCAAAAAACCTTCTTTCTTAAAAGATCTTCAATTTTTAATGATCGGTCCGGCTTGGGTAGTAGAAAATTTGTTTTCCAGAAAATAA